TTCTAGCACTTACTGTTCTCTGTGTCTTTAAGTTTGGGTGTGCAAATGATTCATGTTCTTTTAATCCAAGAATGTGAATATGAGAGGAGTGAATAGATGTCGGCTGTGGTTTTTAAAGCGCTAAAAAAACAGGTAGTTGTTTAGCCCACAGGCTGACAGATTCCCACACAGCTTCATGTTCCTTAAGAGGATTGCTCAACTCACTGGTGGCACAGGAGTGAGGAGTGCTGTGGTGCTGCAGTATGAAATGCGCTAGTTTGCCCAAAGTGAAATATTCCCTCTGCGTGAAGCGGTGGTTGAATCAGATTTTTGCTCTTGGTCATAAATGTAGAATGAAAAATATTcccatcattttgtttttgactcATCGTGCACTGCTAACCCTGTGTGACTGAGCGCCTCCTGCCCTGTGCATCATGCGTTCAGACGTGTTGAGCAGACGATTGTGAGTCATAACTTCTACTCTCCTCAGCACAGATCTGGGGCTTATGCTACCCTGGCCTGGTATGGAAATAGCTCTGAGGGGGATTGCTGTCAGATCCTGACAGTAATAGATGTGTGAATGTGCTAATATCATATGGGGTTCAAGTGATCAGCCTCATGTTTAGTGTGTGGTTTCGCCTTGCCTTTTCCCTCCGACCCACTcggtttctgtctgtctgtttccccTGTCTacttacagcagcagcagctccaggcaCAGCACCTCTCCCATGCGGCTCACGGGCCTCCGGTCCAGCTGCCACCTCACCCCTCAGGCCTGCAGCCGCCCGGCCTCCCGCCTGTGACGGGCGCTGGATCAGGCCTGCTGGCACTTGGCGCACTGGGCAGCCAAGCCCACCTCCCCGTGAAGGATGAGAAAAACCATCACGATCTGGAGCACAGAGGTGAGGAGTTGAACACGTGTGGCATATGGCTGTCCAATTAGGCATTCGCTGCTAAAACCAGTTTGTTTAGAAGAATTaaaatttgtattaatttcAACATTGTCACATAGATGTTAAACAGGGAAAAACCAATTTGGTGCGGCATGCTTCTCACTCTATAGAGCCGAATCCTAGGCCCCTTAGGTGTGCAGCACATCCTGTCTGTTCACATTCTGTCTGGGTAATGAGCTGGTACATTCCCAGCCCATGACTGTATAAGCTATTCAACAGCCGAACACACGGTGATAAGAGGGGCCATGTGCCCTGCAGATGATTCTCACACGTTCAACCAGAAGCATCTGTTATGATACGCTAActgatgtgtgtttctctttgctcCACTTGGTTTCATCATCACCTCGGCCGCCATTTTCATGTCTGCGATACAGAGAACGCGGTGAGTGTCCAAACCcacaattgtatttatatttttatttgcagggcttgttgtttgttttttttatatgtattcgtaaaataaattaatttacatttaatttaagtaAAATTCTTGCTTTGCATATTACTGTGAATAATGTGCCTTGTTGTAATCTGCTGTCAGTAAaattatttgtttgaaatgtaagtcctgtgtgtttcatccagAATGGAAATAACTGGTATCATGCTTGAGAGATTAGAAGTCTTGTAATTTCATCACATTTGCAGAAAGACTTGGACTTCCCCTTCTTAAAGGATTTATTCTATCCCTTCTACTGTCTGTATTGTTTACCAACTCGCTTTTTCTGATCTCTGGCATGTGATGAATATTTATGAACAAAAAATGgaggattgtttttgttttcctctccaccCTGTCTGGCTGGAGCTGCTAAAGCATTTGATTTGAATGGCTGCGATCTCTGATGGCTTGTGATGGGCTGGTGAGATTGTGTTTCTGTAGGCCAGCCTGGCTGAATGGGTGCAGTCATGTCTGAAGAAATGGAACTCCTGGGGCGATTAGCAGGCCTGTTTTGTTTCTGCGCTCTTGTCCCAGGTCATCTGATAGCAGAGTGGTGACTTTGGTTAATGAGTCACGCTAAGCATCTCTTTAAAAGTCAGCCATTATGCAGACAGTGGCCCTTTGCCCAGACTGCTAGTCCATCGGCCATTGTTCACGTCTCTGGGCTGCTGCTGACATAGTCCGTGTCGTTGCTTTGGTCCTCAGAGGAAGGGGACAGGGAGAATCAAGAGGACTTGGCAGGTTGCAGGCAAATGGCAAACTCCTGTGAAAGCTGCTGGACACCTGCCTAGTTCCTCCAATTTTGCTGGCGACAGGAGTGAGCTGTCCCAGCTTGTGTGGGCAGGCAGGCTCCATGAAGAAGCGGCAGTCAGTCCCACGCTGCCGTGCCCACTGGCAGGATATAGATTCCCTTTCTTTATCGGAGCTCAAAGCCTGAGCTGACATGGTTCCTAAGCACGCTGCAGCAATTGATGCCCAATGCCCACAACATACAGTCACCCCTtctatttctctgtctctcctcccctctctctctcacgcttAGCCTGACTGACTCCAGAGAAAAGGCCCTCTGTTCAGCCACAACACACTGCTCATGTCCCTGTGAGGCTGTTTGTTGTCCAGttatgaggaggagggagcccAGCTCAGAAAACAAGCCCCCTCCCCTTTCACTTCAGATAACGGCCCATTCTGTTGCATGGCCAGGGACAGGCTTGTGTGTGAGATTGGGCTTGGCTGGTGTCAGGGTACTGTGAGGAACAGGCCTGCAGCTGCATTTTAAGAGTCTGCGGCATCCTTAGTTTTGTGAATGAGGCATGTTTTTAGTGTTTGCATTGGCATAGTGTGTTCTGTGTGGATTTGTAATGGCTGAATGACTCACTACTTTCTTTTTACGATGGAAGACAAAATGGTAATAAAGTGTTTGGTTTTCCCTTTGCAGAATAACTCAATATCCCCATCAGAAAGCTTACGCACAGCCAGCGAGAAGCACCGCAGCTCCTCTGACTACAGTTTGGACTCGAAGAAACGCAAAGTGGACGAGAAGGACAGCATGAGCAGATATGTAAGACACTGAAGGAATTAATCTACGTTTATAGAAATacacttaagctgctttcagacatgcactgaaccctgGATAATCTCCGGAGGGGCTCTATATGAAAGCACAATTGGCTGTGGGAGAGTCACTGGACTTTCTCTTGAGTTTCTACTGCCAGCCCGTAGTATAAACTTCAAGCCAATGTCCAAGCCAATGTGAGccaacagcaggagattctccagatgTTTCACCGCGAGTGAATAGGCGTGTTGATGACATATCTAACATGCtaaagatgcaaaactgaaaaaactgaacaaatacatgacatcctgcctcctgcctaCTGCACCACCCCTTAGTTTAAcatctggagatttctgtgttgttgtgaacacttctgagaatctcctgctgcattgttcatttgtgaaaggcaaattTCAGAAAAGGTCTGGACCAAATTGTGGGACGCTCTCCACAGTGCAGTTCTCAATACGGCTGAAGTATTCCTCAAGCCTTCCCGTAGTCAGACATATTTAATTGATTTCATTAAGAAAGATTTATTGAGGTGACTAATTTTCCAATTAACTTAACAGGACAGTGACGGAGAGAAAAGTGATGACCTGGTGGTAGATGTGTCTAATGAGGTAAGCAGTGCAGCATGACATTGTAAATGACACATGTGGTTGTGGAGTGAGATGAGACACTTgcataaatgtgattttttttcccgcTGTGTTCCTCTAGGACCCCACCACTCCGCGGGCAAGCCCGGTGCACTCTCCACCTGAAAATGGCATTGACAAGCCCCGCCCTCCAAAGAAGGACACACCCAACAGCCCTGCATCAGTGGCATCGTCTGGAAGCACCCCGTCGTCTAAGGCCAAGGAGCTCAGTCATGTAAGACATGAAGAGAGTTACTAACAAACTGGGACAGAAAGAGGCTTAAATTGCAGAGCGAGCAAAGGGATATGTGCAAATAAATCTAGGACGTTTTCTGCAGTGGATTAGGAATGACTGTCAGTGCTTTAAGTGCATGACTAAACGTCAGGGATAATATTGTCCCGCATCAGGATCAGTCAGGTCTTCTCTGTTAATAGCTCAATGTATTTAACTattccaggatttttttctctccctctgcctcactAAAAGATTAAAGCCAAAGTAGTAAGGGGATAAAAAACAGCCCCATCTCCATTGTGGCCATAATAGGTTTTGGAATAAATAGCAGTTTTTGGCTCTACAGGACTATGAGTGTTGTCAGAATTAGATTGGATTAAGTTCAGTTTGCTCTCAAATTGTCTGCACAGTGCCTGGGTTCTGGGATTATGAATGTTCTTGCTCTCTCGTTCCCTCTCGGCAGAATGACAAATCCTCCACGCCTGGCCTCAAGTCCAACACTCCCACCCCTCGCAACGATGCCCCCACCCCAGGCACCAGCTCCACTCCCGGCCTCAGACCCATCCTGGGCAAACCCCCAGGCATGGAGGCTCTCGGTTGGCACcattctcttttctcccatagcaACTGAGATTATCTTTTTCCATCCCTCCTCCAATAAACTGTTGTTAACATACCAATATGcttttcctgtctttgtttgcaGCAGCACCAGCTTTGCGTACCCCTCTGTCCATCGCAGGCTCTTACCCTACCCCCTTTGCCATGATGGGCCATCATGAAATGAATGGAGGTCTGACTAGTCCTAGTGTATATGCTGGTCTGCACATCTCGCCTCAGATgagtgctgcagcagctgcagcctaTGGACGCTCCCCTATGGTAACATCCTTTTCTGCCGCTGTATTTGAGATCAGCCAGAATGTCAGGTCAGTAACTGATCATTAAAATCTTTTCTTGTTGTATTTTAGGGGTTTGATCCTCACACCCACATGAGAGCACCAGGCCTTCCAGCCAGCCTCACATCCATTTCTGGGGGGAAACCGTAAGTGTCTCACCAAAGGTGTTATTCTCAGACATCTTAAAACCCTGTACAGATGTAAGACACTAAAAGGTCTCTGTCTTTTCCTACAGGGCTTACTCCTTCCACGTTAGCGCAGATGGTCAGATGCAGCCTGTGCCCTTCCCACCTGATGCCCTGATTGGCCCCGGTATTCCTCGCCACGCCCGTCAGATCAACACACTGAGCCACGGCGAGGTGGTGTGCGCTGTTACCATCAGCAACCCTACACGCCACGTCTACACTGGTGGCAAAGGCTGCGTCAAAATCTGGGACATTAGCCAGCCCGGCAGCAAAAGTC
This genomic interval from Paralichthys olivaceus isolate ysfri-2021 chromosome 7, ASM2471397v2, whole genome shotgun sequence contains the following:
- the tle3a gene encoding transducin-like enhancer protein 3-A isoform X2 produces the protein MYPQGRHPPPHQPGQPGFKFTVAESCDRIKDEFQFLQAQYHSLKVEYDKLANEKTEMQRHYVMYYEMSYGLNIEMHKQTEIAKRLNAILAQIMPFLSQEHQQQVAQAVERAKQVTMTELNAIIGQQQLQAQHLSHAAHGPPVQLPPHPSGLQPPGLPPVTGAGSGLLALGALGSQAHLPVKDEKNHHDLEHRGEELNTNNSISPSESLRTASEKHRSSSDYSLDSKKRKVDEKDSMSRYDSDGEKSDDLVVDVSNEDPTTPRASPVHSPPENGIDKPRPPKKDTPNSPASVASSGSTPSSKAKELSHNDKSSTPGLKSNTPTPRNDAPTPGTSSTPGLRPILGKPPGMEALAPALRTPLSIAGSYPTPFAMMGHHEMNGGLTSPSVYAGLHISPQMSAAAAAAYGRSPMGFDPHTHMRAPGLPASLTSISGGKPAYSFHVSADGQMQPVPFPPDALIGPGIPRHARQINTLSHGEVVCAVTISNPTRHVYTGGKGCVKIWDISQPGSKSPVSQLDCLNRDNYIRSCKLLPDGRTLIVGGEASTLTIWDLASQTPRIKAELTSSAPACYALAISPDAKVCFSCCSDGNIAVWDLHNQTLVRQFQGHTDGASCIDISHDGTKLWTGGLDNTVRSWDLREGRQLQQHDFTSQIFSLGYCPTGEWLAVGMESSNVEVLHHSKPDKYQLHLHESCVLSLKFAYCGKWFVSTGKDNLLNAWRTPYGASIFQSKESSSVLSCDISTDDKYIVTGSGDKKATVYEVIY
- the tle3a gene encoding transducin-like enhancer protein 3-A isoform X1, yielding MYPQGRHPPPHQPGQPGFKFTVAESCDRIKDEFQFLQAQYHSLKVEYDKLANEKTEMQRHYVMYYEMSYGLNIEMHKQTEIAKRLNAILAQIMPFLSQEHQQQVAQAVERAKQVTMTELNAIIGQQQLQAQHLSHAAHGPPVQLPPHPSGLQPPGLPPVTGAGSGLLALGALGSQAHLPVKDEKNHHDLEHRGEELNTNNSISPSESLRTASEKHRSSSDYSLDSKKRKVDEKDSMSRYDSDGEKSDDLVVDVSNEDPTTPRASPVHSPPENGIDKPRPPKKDTPNSPASVASSGSTPSSKAKELSHNDKSSTPGLKSNTPTPRNDAPTPGTSSTPGLRPILGKPPGMEALAAPALRTPLSIAGSYPTPFAMMGHHEMNGGLTSPSVYAGLHISPQMSAAAAAAYGRSPMGFDPHTHMRAPGLPASLTSISGGKPAYSFHVSADGQMQPVPFPPDALIGPGIPRHARQINTLSHGEVVCAVTISNPTRHVYTGGKGCVKIWDISQPGSKSPVSQLDCLNRDNYIRSCKLLPDGRTLIVGGEASTLTIWDLASQTPRIKAELTSSAPACYALAISPDAKVCFSCCSDGNIAVWDLHNQTLVRQFQGHTDGASCIDISHDGTKLWTGGLDNTVRSWDLREGRQLQQHDFTSQIFSLGYCPTGEWLAVGMESSNVEVLHHSKPDKYQLHLHESCVLSLKFAYCGKWFVSTGKDNLLNAWRTPYGASIFQSKESSSVLSCDISTDDKYIVTGSGDKKATVYEVIY